GCCTATTACTAAAAATTGATGTGTTAATCTCATCTAATAAAATCGATCAAGCCAAGAGCGAGCTTTCAAAACTAGACCGACTCAAGCGCCGTGCGATCGAAATTAAGCAAGCAGGCGGCTATAGAAGCCTACCAGGTCGTATTTCTTCAGACCTAACTAAGCTAGAAGAAAACTTACGAGCAAAACTATAGAAACCATAATAAGGTGACTCATATATCGTGTGTATGAGTCACCTTTTTTATGCCTACCCCTCCTTTTTCCGGTCGTAGTACGGAATCATCGTATACTTAATAGCAACAGCTAAAAAAATCAAAGCAAAGCACTGAAGATATTCATTCAGCTCAAACATCACTTCTTCTTTAAACATAAATACATCTAAAAGGATCGCAGAAAGAAGTAAAGCACCTGAAATACTGCTAAGGTAAAACAAAAATCTTGAGAAGATTCGCATGTTTTTTTCATCCCTTTTCTCTAAGTTAGAGGTTTTTTCTACAGAATAGCCCTTCACTAGTTGATCTATACAGATCTCCTTATTGAGAGTAAGAATTCTATACATGAAAAAAAATTGGATAAGTTGCAAAAATGCCCATTGAAATTGCAAACTATCCAGAAGTTGCAAAGGAAAAACTAAAGTCGCAAAGAAACTAGGAATAGTTGCAATCCCCTGCTTCCCACCTCTTTCTACTCAGAAAATTTGCTAGGCACCATTGACTAATTCCGACAAAATTAGCCGAATTCTCCAGTTATAATGAATGAGTTGTAACAAAACAATTCATTATCCGGGAGGAAAGCACGTGAAAAATTTCTTTAGTAAATTTGTTATTCTTGTGATTGCTCTAACCATTGGGGTAACAACACAAGCATCCGCTGCAACTAGTGTCGCTTACAAAGACGCAGACAAAAGTGGAAAAGTCTTAACTGAACTTCGTTTATCGTTTGAAGACTCGATTGATGCTGGAAACCTAGAACTTATTGACTTATCTTATGATGACTACTCAGCAGCGATCAAAAAGACAGAACGAGCAATTGGTAAGGTGTCAGGAAAAACAAACCGCCGTGCCTTACTAGAAAAGTATGTAACACCAGCCAAAATTGCTAGAGAAAGAGTGATTTATGAAGTATCACAGCTACGCTTACTACATATTATTCTTGGACTACAAAGCTCCAACCAATTTGCAGAAGCTGAAGCAGCTTTCCAAAATCTTGAGCGCCTTAAAAAACGTGCAGTAGAAATTAAAGAAGCAGGCGGATATGAGCAGCTGCCTGAAGAAGTTGCCTTAACATTAGACTATTACGAAGAAACAGTAGTAGAAATTTTTGAATCCTATAAAAATGGCGATCAATTAAAGCTATTAATTAACCTTTTATCTACTTACGGTTATTTAAACTCCAGCAGCCCGAACGAGTATTTTATTCTAGGTGCTGATCCAGAAGTAGAAAATGGGTTCTGGTTAGGCTATCAGTCACCAACTTACGGTGATGATGTTTTCATGGCAACACTAAAAAGCTTTGACGGAACAAAAGCAACCTTTGAATATGACCTTTCTTGGGACGATAGCGATGAAATCAGAACAGGCGAAATCTTCTTTGAAAATGGCGTGATTACTTTACACTATCTTGATTTTGAAGGTAATGATGTGGCTGTGGAGTTTACGTTATATTAATAGAAGCAGAAGAAACCTGTTCCAGTAGCGGAACAGGTTTCTATTTTATCTATATTCGCTAACAAGTTCACCGTCAGCATTATATAACAATGCAGCATCTCCATTATTATTCCACATATAGCTTGTTGTCCATAGTTGTTCATAAGCGCCATCATAAGCATCTGGACCTGATAGGACAGCTATGTAGTAGCCAGCTTCCATTGTTGAGCCTTCTGGAAAATCATAGCGTTGATTGCCTTCTTCACTGATTAAGTACCAGCCTGAAATATCAACTGTTTCGTTTGTATCATTCATAACAGTAACAGACTCCCACTCCAGGTCAACATCTGAAATATAAATGCCTCGTGGTGTAATAATGCCTGCTAAATAGTCTTCTGTATACCTTAAGTCAAAATCAACAGCTTCTGGAAGAGCTTCATATCCACCAGCCTTCTTAATTTCTACAGCACGTTTCTTTAATCTCTCCAACTTTTCAAGGTTTGCTTTAGCTTTCTCTACATTATCTTCGTAAACTTGATTTTCAATAATCAAGAGTAATCTATACTGAGAAACTTCATAAATAACACGCTCTCTTGCAATTTTGGCTGGTTTAACATATGTATTATTTAAATAGTCACGATTTGATTTACCTGACACTTTTCCAATTGAAAGCTCAGTCTTTTTAATCTCATTTGATAGTGCATCATATTGACTATCAATTGTCCTAATTTCACCTGAAGCTATTGTTTCCTCAAAAGTTGCTAGCCTTTCTAATAATCTTTCACCATTGCTTTTTGCTTGATTCGCTGCCGTATTTGCATATGTCGTGCTTACAGTACATGTGATAAACACAACGGTCAGCATAAAAATAAACTTCTTTAACATAATATCCTCCTTAAATCCTATTACATTTTTACCTTATTATCCTAACATAAAAATGAATTTTTAGCATATTTTAGTAGATTTAAGAGTGATAAGTACAGAAAAAAGAAGAGCACAACCTTTTGTACCCTTCTCCATATGGTCTACTTATAATAATCCAAAACTCCCAATAAAATTGCTTCCGCTGCATTATCACGGAATTGGCTCGTTTTTAGTCTAGCTGCTTCAGCTTCGTTCGAAATAAAACCAAGCTCAGCCAGTACGCTAGGCATAGTCGTATACTTAATTACATAGAAACCAGCATCTTTTACTCCGCGATTTCTAGTACCTAGCTTTTCTATTAATCTAGTTTGGATTTTTTCTGCTAACTTTTTACTCGCAGCACTTTCATAATTTCCGTTCCAATATGTTTCTGTTCCATTAGCCGATTCGCTAGTGGCAGCATTAATATGCAAGCTGATGAAGATATCAGTTTTCGCATTATTTGCAACCTTTGCCCGATCTTGCAGTTCCAAGAACGTATCATCTTTTCTTGTCATGACGACCTTTGCACCCTCAGCTTCAAGCAACTTCTGTACCTTTAAGCCAACATCCAGCACAATATCCTTTTCTTTAAGGCCAAAACCTACAGCACCGGAATCCTTACCACCATGACCAGGGTCAATGCCAATTACTTTACCCGATAACAAGGCGTCTCCTGTTTCTTGAGAAGAACCGATAACAAGATAGTTTTTATGTACATAACAAACGGTACCATTCACCTTAATTTGTGCCCAATCACCAACAAACTTATATACTGTTACACTATCTCCATTATAAAGCTTGCCGACAACATCTGAGTCTAATGACGGCTCTGAACGAACATTTAACGCACTAGCTGTGACTACTGCTTCAACTGGAGATGAACCTGAGTTTCCACCAGCTGAATAATCTTTCTTCAGCTTTTGTTCAGTTTGAAGTAAAGATTGTGTAATAGAGGTTGGTACGTTTGCATAATTACCAGCTTTTTTAATTTACTGCTCTATTTTTCAACCTTTGTAAAACAGCAAAATTGCTATTTGCTTGTGTTAATTTCCCTTGAGTAATGTACGTATTGATTTTGTTTAATAATCGAAATTGAGAAACTTCGTAAATAACGCGTTCCTTAGCAACTTTTGCAGGTGTTATGTAATAATCAAGAAGAATACGGCGAGATGTTGATCCGTACACTTTACCAATTGTTGCTTCCACCTTTTTTAACTGTGTGGAATACTTATCATATTGACTATTAATCTCACTGATTTGTCCTTTATTAATAGCGGACTCAAACTGTTGCATATACTTACGAAGTGTATCACCGTTTGTTACACTATCAATTAAATAAGCAGCACGAAGACGATATACATTAGCTGCATTTAATCTTTTTTGTAAATCGCTTTTTCTAGAATCACTTAAGTTATAAATAGCTGTTTGCGCCTCATTTATAGAAGCTTTTGACTCGTCATAAACGGACATAAACGAGGAGGAAATGTTAATTTGCTTTGACGAAGTAAGATTATAATACGATTTTAAGGCTTCTGCATCTTCTTCCGCTTCACTGACTAATTTCTCTACCGAAGAATATGAAGTTGCCGCCGATACATTTGATGGAGAAATGTACCCAACTACACATAACAAGACTGTAAGAAACATAGCCGTGATCATATGTCGGTTCTTCACGCTTTCAAACTCCTTTCAATCTGTGATTAGAATAATATACCAATGTGTTTATTTTACTAGAAAAATGGACAATTTTATATGAAAATTGTAGAAAAGTGTAGGTTTTTAGGTAGGTATTTTGAACGATTTTTAACAAAACGAACCCCTAGGAGATTATTTTTATGTTAAGAGTCTTGAAAATGAAATATTTCTCTCAAAAACTCTTAACATTTTTAGGAATATTCTGTAAAATATTCCTAGTAAAAAATAATTAGATACACAGGAGAAAAGCTATGATTAAGTTAAAGATTTATTTTCTTAAATTACGGATTTATATCTTAAGAAAACAAATGGTCTCTACAGGAATGAATAAAGGGCTTAATCATCCAACTACTCTTAAACATAGTCAAGAGCTAGATTATCTTTTAAATACATATCGTTATTATAAGGAAAAATAAAATAGGGCAATTCTTAATTAAAATAAGAATTGCCCTAAGCGGGACGCAGGGACAGGTTCTTTGTCCCAAATGGGACAAGGAACCTGTCCCTTAGTTTGCCTTAGTTTGCAATATGCAAGATTGTTACATGGTCATGGTCAACGCCAACACCAGAGTAACTAATGTCATTTTGGAGTAAAATTTCTCTGTTTTGTGAGCTGTTTAGTAATTCTGATACAGTTTTACGTGCAGATCCCCAATTCTTGGCGATATTAACACCGTAGCTTCCACCGCCTGATGTTAAGCCGTAGCGTTCTAATAGGTCTTCAATTGACCCATATTTTGAAGAATAAAGAGAAAAATAATTA
This Metabacillus endolithicus DNA region includes the following protein-coding sequences:
- a CDS encoding lamin tail domain-containing protein, translated to MLKKFIFMLTVVFITCTVSTTYANTAANQAKSNGERLLERLATFEETIASGEIRTIDSQYDALSNEIKKTELSIGKVSGKSNRDYLNNTYVKPAKIARERVIYEVSQYRLLLIIENQVYEDNVEKAKANLEKLERLKKRAVEIKKAGGYEALPEAVDFDLRYTEDYLAGIITPRGIYISDVDLEWESVTVMNDTNETVDISGWYLISEEGNQRYDFPEGSTMEAGYYIAVLSGPDAYDGAYEQLWTTSYMWNNNGDAALLYNADGELVSEYR
- a CDS encoding N-acetylmuramoyl-L-alanine amidase, whose amino-acid sequence is MKKAGNYANVPTSITQSLLQTEQKLKKDYSAGGNSGSSPVEAVVTASALNVRSEPSLDSDVVGKLYNGDSVTVYKFVGDWAQIKVNGTVCYVHKNYLVIGSSQETGDALLSGKVIGIDPGHGGKDSGAVGFGLKEKDIVLDVGLKVQKLLEAEGAKVVMTRKDDTFLELQDRAKVANNAKTDIFISLHINAATSESANGTETYWNGNYESAASKKLAEKIQTRLIEKLGTRNRGVKDAGFYVIKYTTMPSVLAELGFISNEAEAARLKTSQFRDNAAEAILLGVLDYYK
- a CDS encoding aspartyl-phosphate phosphatase Spo0E family protein, whose protein sequence is MIKLKIYFLKLRIYILRKQMVSTGMNKGLNHPTTLKHSQELDYLLNTYRYYKEK